The Myxococcales bacterium genome includes the window GCCAAGCCCGCGGCGACAAACTCGGGCGCAACCTCGGCATCGCCAAAGCGGGTGACGCGCTGCTGGTGCACCACCTTAAGCCGCGTCGCGTCGCGCTGCAGCGGCACGGGCTGATTGCCCCCGGCGGCGGCGGCAGAGGGCTCGGGCGGCCGGCTAGACATGGCGGCAAAGCTACCATCGACGGCGGTTTTGCGATAGTAACGGGCCATGGGCGCCGGATGGAAAATCGCAGGTAAATCAGAAACCGCAGCCGCGCGTGGGCGCATCTTCACCAAGCTCGCACGCGAAATTATTATCGCGGCCAAGGGCGGCGCGGACCTCGGCGGCAACCCGCGGCTGCGCGCCGCGGTGGAAAATGCCAAGAAGCAATCGATGCCGCGCGACACGATTGATCGCGCGATCAAGAAGGGCTCGGGTCAGCTCGACGACGCTGCCAACTTCGAGACTGTCGAGTACGAGGGCTTTACGCCGCACCGCGTGCCGGTGATCGTCAATTGCCTTACCGATAATCGCAATCGCACCGCCGGCAACATTCGCACCTTGTTTCGCAAGGGCCAGCTCGGTTCGGCGGGCGCGGTCGCGTGGGATTTCGATCGGCTTGGCATGATTGAGGCCTCGCCGGGACCCGACGCGCAGGCCGGCGGCGATGCCGATGCCGCGGCGATTGAGGCCGGCGCGCAAGATTTGGAAGCCGCCGACGACGGCGCGACGCGCTTCTTTAGCGAGCCGACCGACGTCGATCTCGTGAGCAAAGGCCTCACTGCACTTGGCTGGGTGGTGACCACTGCCAAGATTGCCTGGCGCGCGAAGAACCCAGTGACGCTCGACGAGGCGGCCAAGGCCGAGGTCGTCGCGTTTCTCGAGGCGCTCGACGAAGACGATGACGTGCAAGATATCTACGTCGGCCTAGCCTAGTAACGGCGGGGTGCGCGCTAGCCGCCCCGCGCGGATTTATGCCAATTGCGTCACTGGGCGCGTGGGCTCGCCGCGTGACAATTTTGCAACAATTGTCGGGATCTACGACATTGCCGCGTGAACGGAATTTTTTTGGTGCAAGTGCAGTAGCCACGGGC containing:
- a CDS encoding YebC/PmpR family DNA-binding transcriptional regulator, with amino-acid sequence MGAGWKIAGKSETAAARGRIFTKLAREIIIAAKGGADLGGNPRLRAAVENAKKQSMPRDTIDRAIKKGSGQLDDAANFETVEYEGFTPHRVPVIVNCLTDNRNRTAGNIRTLFRKGQLGSAGAVAWDFDRLGMIEASPGPDAQAGGDADAAAIEAGAQDLEAADDGATRFFSEPTDVDLVSKGLTALGWVVTTAKIAWRAKNPVTLDEAAKAEVVAFLEALDEDDDVQDIYVGLA